The following nucleotide sequence is from Cumulibacter manganitolerans.
CGCTGCAGCATCACCTGCTCGATGACCTCGTCCTCGCCGATGCCGCGCGTCCTCGCCTGGTCGGCGATCTGCTTCTCGACGAGCGGGGTGCGCACGTAGCCGGGGTTGATGCAGTTGGAGGTCACCCCGTGGCCGCCGCCTTCCATGGCGGTCACCTTGCTGAGGCCCTCGAGGCCGTGCTTGGCGGTCACGTACGCGACCTTGAAAGGCGAGGCGACCAGGCCGTGCGCGGAGCTGATGTTGACCACCCGGCCCCAGCCGCGCTCGTACATCCGCGGCAGCGAGGCCTGGATGAGCCGGAACGGCGCCTCCACCATCACCTTCTGGATGGCGACGAACACCGCGGGGTCGAACTCCTCGATGGGCGCGACCCGCTGGAAGCCGGCGTTGTTGACGATGATGTCGGCGGCGTAGCCGGCGGCGTCGATCCGCTCCAGGGCCGCCGGGTCGGACAGGTCGGCGCCGATCCCCCGGCCGCCGAGCGGCTCGGCGACGGCCTGCGCGGCACTCGCGTCGAGGTCGACGATCACAACGGTGGCGCCGGCCTGGGCGAGGCGGGTGGCGCACGCCAGCCCGATGCCGCTGACGCCGCCGGTGATCAGCGCGGTCTTGCCGGAGAGGTCGACATTGACGAGTGGCTCGGTGGGCATCGGGGCCTCCTGGCGAGTTGCAGCAGCGGTGCGCCCAAGGTAGCCGACCGGCCGGCTCGCGCACGCGGCGCCTCGACTCAGGGGAGTGCGCCCCCTAGGCTTTCGCCATGGAGCACACCCTGGAGTGCGATCTGCTGGTCATCGGCGCGGGGCCGGCGGGTCTGTTCGCCGCCTACTACGCGGGCTTCCGGGATCTGCGGGTCGTCGTCGTCGACTCGCTGCCCGAGCCCGGCGGGCAGGTGAGCGCGCTGTACCCGGAGAAGGTCATCTACGACGTCGCGGGGTTTCCCGCGGTCAAGGGCCAGGAGCTCGTCGATCGGCTCGTCGAGCAGGCCGCCCAGTACTCGCCGCGGTACCTGCTCGGCCATCGCGCGGAGCACCTCGCGGCGCATCAGGACCACGTCGAGGTGATCACCAGCCAGGACGCCGTGATCCAGGCCAAGGCGGTGCTGATCACCGGCGGCATCGGCACCTTCACCCCGCGTCCCCTGCAGGACGCCGAGGACTACGAGGGGCACGGGCTGCGCTACTTCGTGCCGAAGCTGGAGGACCTGCGGGACCAGGACGTGCTCATCGTCGGCGGCGGCGACTCGGCGTTCGACTGGGCCGACAGCCTGGACGGTGTCGCGCGCTCGCGCACGTTGATCCATCGGCGCGAGCAGTTCCGGGCGCACGAGGGCACGGTGCAGAAGGTCCTCGCGGGGGACCTCACCGTGCTCACGCCGTACGAGGTCGCCAAGATCAGCGGCGACCCGGAGATCACCGCCGTCGACGTGTTCCACAGCAAGACCGGCGAGCGCCGCACGCTGGAGGTGCAGGCCGTGGTCGCGGCCCTCGGGTTCACCGCGGACATGGGCATCTTCGCGTCGTGGGGCATCGAGCAGCGCAAGCGGCACCTGCTCGTGGACGCCGCGATGCGCACCAACCTCCCGCGGGTGTTCGCCGCCGGGGACATCGTCGACTACGCCTCGGACCCGGAGGCGAAGGTGCGGCTGATCGCGGTCGGCTTCGGTGAGGCCGCGACCGCCGTGAACAACGCCGTCCCGGTGATCCGCCCGGGCGCGAAGGTCTTCCCGGGGCACTCCTCGGACCCCGGCTGACGGGCTAGGGCTTGCGGCGGGCGCGCGCCTTCGCGACGCGCTCCCGGCGCTTGGCGCGCTGCTCGTCCATGAGCTGCTCGGGAGTGCCCAGCCGAGGGCGGGTCTGCGGGAACTCGTCGACGTCGTCGTCGGCTCGCGGCGGCACCGCCGGCTTCGCCTCGCCGAGGTGCTCCTGCGGCGGCGGCGTCGCGTCGGGCCGGAAGTCGGAGGGCACCTTCTTGATGTGCCGGTTCATCGAGCGGAACAGGAAGTAGCAGGCGACGACGAACACCAGCAGCACGAACAAGCCGGTCGGGGCGGCCTTGCCCCACTCGGGGTTGTTCGGTGGCGCGTTGTTCGGGCCGGCCTCCGCGAGCAGCACGCTCGCCGTGCCCACCAGGGTCTGGATCATCGGGACGCCACCTCCAGGCGTTCGCGGACACCGGCGAACAGGTCGTCCTCCGGGATGGCCGAATCGACGTGCGAGATCGCCAGCTCGTAGTCCTCCGTGGGCCACGCGGTGCGCTGGGACTCCAGCGATGCGGCGAACCACCGGCCCTCGGGATCGACCTGGGTGGCGTGCGCGCGCAGCGCGTCGTCGCGGACGTGGAAGTAGTCGCCGCACGGCACCCGCGTGGTGATGCGCCGGAAGTTGTCCGGCCGGTCGCCCCACGAGGCCAGCCACTCCTTGTAGACCGCCTCGCCGCCGTGTGTCTCGAGGTACTCGTCGATGGCTTCCATCCGGGCCCGCGAGAAGTTCATGTGGTAGTAGACCTTCAGGATCTGCCAGGGCTCGCCGAGCTCGGGGTGGTACGCCGGATCGGCGGCCGCCTCGACGGCCGCCATGGAGACGGTGTGCGTCATGATGTGGTCCGGGTGCGGGTAGCCGCCGTTCTCGTCGTACGTCAGCATCACGTGCGGCCGGTCGCGGCGGATCATCTCGACCAGCGGGGGCACCGTCTCCTCCAGCGGGGCCAGTGCGAAGCAGCCCTCCGGCAGCGGCGGCAGCGGGTCGCCCTCCGGCAGGCCCGAGTCCACGAAGCCCAGCCACCACTGCTTCACCCCGAGGATCTCGCGGGCGCGGGCCATCTCCGCGCGGCGGATCTCGCCGATGCGCTCCCAGGTCTCGGGCGTGTCCATCGCGGGGTTCAGGACGCTGCCCCGCTCGCCGCCGGTGCACGTGACGACGACGACGTCGACGCCCTCGGCGACGTACTTCGCCATCGTCGCGGCGCCCTTGCTGGACTCGTCATCGGGATGGGCGTGCACCGCCATCAGGCGAAGCTGCGCATTGTCGTTCGTCGGCATGCCTCCATTCTCCCTGATCGTCGTCGGGCACCGTCGGCCGCACGCTGTGACGACGACCGGCGCTCGCCGCCGGCGTTTGACATGCCGGGTACCGTGGGCAGTTCACTGTCGATTCTCCAGGAGAAACCCATGTCTGAACCCGGCAAGACCTGGCTCACCCAGGCGGCGTACGACAAGCTGAAGGCCGAGCTCGACGAGCTGATCGCCAACCGTCCGGCGGTCGCCGCCGAGATCAACGAGCGTCGCGAAGAGGGCGACCTGAAGGAGAACGGCGGCTACCACGCCGCCCGCGAGGAGCAGGGGCGCCAGGAGGGCCGGATCCGCCAGCTCGAGGAGCTGCTGCGCAACGCCGAGATCGGCGAGGCGCCGGACGCCGACGCCGGAATCGGCATCGGCAGCGTCGTGCGGGTGCGGTACGTCGGCGACGACGACGAGGAGAAGTTCCTCATCGGCTCCCGCGAGATCGCCGCGACCACCGACCTGCAGGTCTACTCCCCCGAGTCGGCGATCGGCGAGGCGCTGATCGGTCACCGCGCCGGCGACGAGGTGACCTACGAGACGCCCACCGGCGCCAAGATCACCATCGAGATCATCGGCGTCGAGGCGTTCCACGCCTAGCTAGACGTCGCAGCTGACCC
It contains:
- a CDS encoding 3-hydroxybutyrate dehydrogenase produces the protein MPTEPLVNVDLSGKTALITGGVSGIGLACATRLAQAGATVVIVDLDASAAQAVAEPLGGRGIGADLSDPAALERIDAAGYAADIIVNNAGFQRVAPIEEFDPAVFVAIQKVMVEAPFRLIQASLPRMYERGWGRVVNISSAHGLVASPFKVAYVTAKHGLEGLSKVTAMEGGGHGVTSNCINPGYVRTPLVEKQIADQARTRGIGEDEVIEQVMLQRPSVKRLLEPEEVAELAAYLCSPLADCINGSSYKIDGGWTAN
- a CDS encoding NAD(P)/FAD-dependent oxidoreductase — its product is MEHTLECDLLVIGAGPAGLFAAYYAGFRDLRVVVVDSLPEPGGQVSALYPEKVIYDVAGFPAVKGQELVDRLVEQAAQYSPRYLLGHRAEHLAAHQDHVEVITSQDAVIQAKAVLITGGIGTFTPRPLQDAEDYEGHGLRYFVPKLEDLRDQDVLIVGGGDSAFDWADSLDGVARSRTLIHRREQFRAHEGTVQKVLAGDLTVLTPYEVAKISGDPEITAVDVFHSKTGERRTLEVQAVVAALGFTADMGIFASWGIEQRKRHLLVDAAMRTNLPRVFAAGDIVDYASDPEAKVRLIAVGFGEAATAVNNAVPVIRPGAKVFPGHSSDPG
- the mca gene encoding mycothiol conjugate amidase Mca, which encodes MPTNDNAQLRLMAVHAHPDDESSKGAATMAKYVAEGVDVVVVTCTGGERGSVLNPAMDTPETWERIGEIRRAEMARAREILGVKQWWLGFVDSGLPEGDPLPPLPEGCFALAPLEETVPPLVEMIRRDRPHVMLTYDENGGYPHPDHIMTHTVSMAAVEAAADPAYHPELGEPWQILKVYYHMNFSRARMEAIDEYLETHGGEAVYKEWLASWGDRPDNFRRITTRVPCGDYFHVRDDALRAHATQVDPEGRWFAASLESQRTAWPTEDYELAISHVDSAIPEDDLFAGVRERLEVASR
- the greA gene encoding transcription elongation factor GreA, with protein sequence MSEPGKTWLTQAAYDKLKAELDELIANRPAVAAEINERREEGDLKENGGYHAAREEQGRQEGRIRQLEELLRNAEIGEAPDADAGIGIGSVVRVRYVGDDDEEKFLIGSREIAATTDLQVYSPESAIGEALIGHRAGDEVTYETPTGAKITIEIIGVEAFHA